A stretch of Spirosoma oryzicola DNA encodes these proteins:
- a CDS encoding RNA polymerase sigma factor, producing the protein MKLFRPKYTRSLRELVEACQKQDSRAQVLFYERYKGKLMSVCVRYTKTLAEAEDIFQEGILKIFEKITELQQPEAVDSWVKTIMIRHAIDYYNKETRKQNRYISAQLVEPDIESDDYVNLFSKLSIDVLLHTINELPDGYRMVVNLYFIDGYKHTEIAQLLGISEGTSRSQLARGRQLLIKKLELKGISHHENF; encoded by the coding sequence ATGAAGCTATTTCGCCCTAAATATACCCGGTCACTCCGCGAGCTTGTTGAAGCCTGCCAGAAACAGGATTCGCGGGCTCAGGTGTTATTTTATGAACGATACAAGGGTAAGCTAATGAGCGTTTGTGTACGGTACACCAAAACCCTGGCTGAAGCCGAAGATATTTTTCAGGAAGGTATCCTGAAGATATTTGAGAAGATAACGGAACTTCAACAGCCCGAAGCGGTTGACAGTTGGGTGAAAACCATCATGATCCGCCACGCCATCGATTACTACAACAAAGAAACCCGTAAACAAAACCGCTATATTTCGGCCCAGTTGGTAGAACCTGATATTGAATCAGACGATTATGTGAATCTCTTTAGCAAGCTGTCAATTGACGTACTGCTGCATACAATTAATGAGTTGCCAGATGGTTATCGGATGGTCGTGAACCTGTATTTTATTGACGGATACAAGCACACCGAAATTGCACAACTACTGGGCATTTCGGAGGGAACATCGCGCTCCCAACTCGCCCGAGGC
- a CDS encoding choice-of-anchor Q domain-containing protein — translation MKHIYLIISVCCLFVLTSVAQTSTSCNCAVTINAGGTYQNTKLKLQPGQTLCIQAGHYDAIRLVGFVGSATNPIRIVNCGGQVGLGSETSNAPGLEMQDCKYVLLSGSGDSSIPYGIKIDKSKAGVSAVSVGGLSSNYEVERVEVAKAGYAGFFMKTDPGCDTTANYPNFTINDVKIHDNYIHHISGPGMFLGSGYTMAAGRTITCNGVNKTVYPAQTYGMQVYNNRIERTSSAAMWVNNAPDANVHDNTTLYNNLGSVPAGWQVGGSAGSGCDYTITKAGAYNNWLLEVAPGKKVCVQSGLYDNITLANFAGTPTQPIRFVNAGGQVLVQSNAATNTLQLKNSRYIALSGAGDAAYPYGFKVNNQNTGGYMGISVSDLSSDVEIDHVEVAKAGFAGIMAKTDPGCDSTTWRSNFTMYNVKIHDNYIHDVGGEGLYIGNSFFGDGMAVSCNGVTKQVYPHLIYGLDIYNNRIERTGAEGLQYGCAPDAKVHHNWLKDTGISPFANYQNNGLQVGGGAGGECYNNTILNASGVGLIIVGHWGNNRLYNNVISQPGSDGIFCDERTGSLPDTYVQLINNTISGCGRDGIRLYNQINVNTIANNAITNYGASGAASNGYVGKAVVFQQGATATMVNNYTVAANSAAGFVDAANANFALFSTSPLIDAGANAAQWGVTIAQQDQTRPQGSGYDIGAFEFVPSGARQAASASADYPALEAQVYPLPVQDQLTIQVPEGIYLQQIEVYSLQGKRIQQIALSGTPTTHTLNSHDWPAGLYLYLVLTNKGHLQGRLVKK, via the coding sequence TTGAAACACATCTATCTTATTATTTCGGTTTGCTGTTTGTTCGTACTGACTAGCGTTGCCCAGACATCAACTTCCTGTAATTGTGCCGTCACCATCAACGCTGGCGGCACCTACCAGAATACGAAGCTAAAGCTACAGCCCGGACAAACCTTATGCATTCAGGCCGGCCACTACGACGCTATCCGGCTGGTCGGCTTTGTCGGTAGCGCCACTAACCCCATCCGGATCGTTAACTGTGGAGGCCAGGTTGGCCTTGGGTCTGAAACCAGCAACGCGCCGGGACTTGAGATGCAGGATTGTAAGTATGTTCTACTAAGTGGCTCGGGCGACAGTTCAATTCCGTATGGCATCAAGATTGACAAATCAAAGGCGGGCGTGTCAGCCGTTTCGGTAGGTGGCCTAAGCTCCAATTACGAAGTCGAGCGGGTAGAGGTAGCCAAAGCCGGTTATGCGGGCTTTTTCATGAAGACCGATCCGGGCTGCGATACCACGGCCAACTATCCCAACTTTACGATCAACGATGTAAAAATTCACGATAATTATATTCACCACATCAGTGGTCCGGGCATGTTCCTGGGTAGTGGCTACACGATGGCTGCTGGCCGGACGATTACCTGCAACGGGGTAAACAAGACGGTATACCCAGCGCAGACCTATGGCATGCAAGTCTACAACAACCGCATTGAGCGGACCAGCAGCGCGGCTATGTGGGTTAACAACGCCCCCGATGCCAATGTACACGACAATACCACGCTTTATAACAATCTGGGCTCGGTGCCGGCTGGCTGGCAGGTGGGCGGATCGGCCGGTAGTGGCTGCGACTACACGATCACGAAGGCCGGTGCATACAACAACTGGCTGCTGGAAGTCGCACCCGGCAAAAAGGTGTGTGTACAGTCGGGGTTATATGACAACATCACCCTAGCTAATTTTGCCGGTACGCCCACTCAGCCAATTCGCTTCGTGAACGCTGGCGGGCAGGTACTGGTCCAGTCGAATGCTGCCACCAACACGCTACAGCTGAAAAACAGTCGCTATATCGCCCTGAGCGGTGCGGGGGATGCGGCTTATCCGTATGGCTTTAAAGTTAACAACCAAAATACGGGTGGTTACATGGGTATCTCGGTAAGTGATCTTAGCTCGGATGTAGAAATCGATCATGTTGAGGTAGCCAAAGCGGGCTTTGCGGGGATCATGGCCAAAACCGATCCGGGTTGTGACTCCACCACATGGCGGTCCAACTTTACGATGTATAACGTCAAAATCCACGACAATTACATCCACGACGTGGGCGGTGAAGGGCTCTATATCGGCAATTCGTTCTTCGGTGATGGGATGGCGGTAAGCTGTAACGGGGTAACCAAGCAGGTCTACCCCCACCTCATCTACGGCCTCGATATCTACAACAACCGCATCGAACGGACAGGGGCAGAAGGTTTGCAGTACGGCTGTGCGCCCGACGCCAAAGTGCACCACAACTGGCTGAAAGACACGGGTATCTCACCCTTCGCCAACTACCAAAATAATGGCCTACAGGTGGGTGGGGGCGCTGGTGGCGAGTGCTACAATAATACCATTCTGAATGCATCGGGGGTCGGTCTTATCATTGTGGGGCACTGGGGTAATAATCGTCTGTACAACAACGTCATCAGTCAGCCGGGCAGTGATGGCATTTTCTGCGATGAGCGGACAGGGTCCCTGCCGGATACCTATGTGCAACTGATCAACAACACCATTAGCGGTTGTGGCCGCGATGGCATCCGGCTATACAATCAGATCAATGTGAACACCATTGCCAACAATGCCATTACCAATTATGGAGCCAGCGGGGCAGCAAGCAACGGCTACGTTGGCAAAGCGGTTGTTTTTCAGCAGGGTGCTACGGCTACAATGGTCAATAATTATACGGTAGCCGCCAATTCAGCGGCTGGATTTGTGGATGCGGCCAACGCCAATTTTGCCTTATTTTCGACTTCTCCGCTGATTGACGCGGGTGCCAATGCCGCCCAATGGGGTGTTACGATTGCCCAGCAGGATCAAACCCGTCCCCAGGGAAGCGGCTATGACATCGGCGCGTTTGAGTTTGTCCCATCGGGTGCCCGTCAAGCCGCCAGTGCATCGGCCGACTATCCTGCGCTGGAGGCACAGGTGTATCCGCTTCCTGTGCAGGATCAACTAACGATCCAGGTTCCGGAAGGGATCTATCTTCAACAAATTGAGGTATATTCCTTGCAAGGCAAACGAATTCAGCAGATAGCCCTAAGCGGAACGCCCACGACGCATACGCTGAATAGTCACGACTGGCCAGCAGGCTTGTATCTATATTTGGTACTGACCAATAAAGGTCATCTCCAGGGGCGTTTGGTAAAAAAATAG
- a CDS encoding acyltransferase family protein, with protein MLPSTTSSPVTNPHPKINYLDYTRVLLTLLVILHHVCITYGAPGGWYFRQPTTQLAALFGLTLFVATNQSFFMGLFFLLSAYFVEPSYQRKGARAFVVDRLKRLGIPLVFYSLVLSPILNFLIYRYGHHQKATFGQFLTGYDDWIDSGVLWFVAALLLFNLLYVLLRQRYSLHYVTKLPPMSGILLFALVISAVSFLVRLVFPVGWVIPGLGFQLCYFPQYIALFAVGIVARQNKWLDGLSRPEGKRFSWLALGCIGIGFPLLFVVSTKLGLSMKNFSGGWNSQSLFLCLWEQLTGISISVALLSYSKRYWNEKNMLLDKLARSAYSTYIFHPLIVVGLSLLVAGLALDPLLKLGLVAPLAIIGSFLVGRLVLMIPGADTVL; from the coding sequence ATGCTACCATCAACTACGTCCTCCCCAGTTACTAACCCCCATCCAAAAATAAACTATCTCGATTACACCCGAGTACTCCTGACCCTGCTGGTCATCTTGCACCACGTTTGCATCACCTACGGGGCGCCTGGTGGCTGGTACTTTCGTCAGCCCACAACCCAACTGGCTGCTCTGTTTGGCTTAACCCTATTTGTGGCCACTAACCAATCCTTTTTTATGGGATTATTTTTTCTGCTTTCCGCCTACTTCGTGGAGCCTTCCTACCAGCGGAAGGGAGCCAGGGCATTTGTAGTGGATCGACTCAAGCGGCTGGGTATTCCGCTGGTGTTCTATTCACTGGTGCTATCACCCATCCTCAATTTTTTGATCTATCGCTACGGACATCATCAAAAGGCCACCTTTGGGCAGTTTTTGACCGGCTATGACGACTGGATCGATTCGGGGGTGTTGTGGTTTGTGGCGGCTTTACTGCTGTTCAACTTGCTGTATGTACTCTTGCGGCAACGCTACTCACTCCACTACGTCACTAAACTACCACCCATGAGCGGTATTCTTTTGTTTGCTCTTGTGATTAGCGCAGTCAGTTTTCTGGTTCGATTGGTTTTTCCCGTCGGTTGGGTCATACCTGGTCTGGGCTTTCAGCTTTGTTATTTCCCTCAGTATATCGCCTTATTCGCAGTAGGAATAGTAGCTCGCCAAAATAAGTGGCTCGATGGCTTATCACGCCCAGAAGGAAAGCGGTTTAGTTGGCTAGCCTTGGGTTGTATTGGAATTGGTTTTCCATTGCTGTTTGTAGTATCAACGAAACTAGGGTTATCCATGAAAAACTTCAGTGGTGGCTGGAACAGCCAGTCGCTATTCTTATGCCTGTGGGAGCAGCTAACGGGAATATCCATCAGCGTAGCCTTGCTAAGCTATAGCAAACGATACTGGAATGAAAAGAATATGCTTCTGGACAAGCTGGCTCGAAGCGCCTATAGCACCTATATTTTCCACCCCCTGATTGTTGTCGGTTTGTCCTTGCTAGTAGCTGGATTGGCACTTGATCCTTTGCTTAAGCTGGGTTTGGTGGCACCGTTAGCCATCATCGGTTCATTTTTAGTAGGCCGATTAGTGTTGATGATTCCAGGGGCCGACACGGTTCTCTAA